From Hymenobacter sedentarius, a single genomic window includes:
- a CDS encoding DUF58 domain-containing protein: MPLDLAAVRSFENLEFLARQLVDGFITGLHQSPYHGFSVEFSEHRLYNPGESTRHIDWKVYARTDKLFVKRYEEETNLRAHLLLDVSPSMYYPAPGYDKLKFSVLAAAALTTLLTRQRDAVGLVTFAETVELQTPVRSTSTHRHTLLLALQQLLERPPAPKTVRGTDVAGTIHAIAKQIPKRSLVIIFSDMLGRSTADQDAALAALQHLKHQHHEVLLFHVLDRATEADFDFAERPYIFEDVETGLEVKLQPSQIKEQYQAAMTAYEQEMALRCGQLRIDFVPVDVREPFEKVLYAYLVKRGKVR; the protein is encoded by the coding sequence ATGCCCCTCGACCTCGCCGCCGTTCGCTCTTTCGAAAACCTCGAGTTCCTGGCCCGCCAGCTCGTCGATGGCTTCATTACCGGCTTGCACCAGTCGCCCTACCACGGGTTCTCGGTCGAGTTTTCGGAGCACCGCCTCTACAACCCCGGCGAAAGCACGCGCCACATCGACTGGAAAGTATATGCCCGCACCGACAAGCTCTTTGTGAAGCGCTACGAGGAGGAAACCAACCTGCGGGCCCACCTCCTGCTCGATGTCAGCCCCAGCATGTACTACCCCGCGCCAGGCTACGACAAGCTCAAGTTCAGCGTCCTGGCCGCGGCGGCGCTCACCACCCTGCTCACCCGCCAGCGCGACGCCGTGGGCCTCGTCACCTTCGCCGAAACCGTGGAGCTGCAAACGCCGGTGCGCTCCACCAGCACCCACCGCCACACCCTGCTGCTGGCCCTGCAGCAACTGCTGGAGCGCCCGCCGGCTCCCAAAACCGTGCGCGGCACCGACGTAGCCGGCACCATCCACGCCATCGCCAAGCAGATTCCCAAACGCTCGCTTGTCATCATCTTCAGCGACATGCTGGGCCGCAGCACTGCCGACCAAGACGCCGCCCTGGCGGCCCTGCAGCACCTCAAGCACCAGCACCACGAGGTACTACTTTTCCACGTGCTGGACCGCGCCACCGAAGCCGACTTCGATTTTGCCGAGCGGCCATACATCTTCGAAGACGTAGAAACCGGCCTGGAAGTCAAGCTGCAGCCCTCCCAAATCAAAGAGCAGTACCAGGCGGCCATGACGGCCTACGAGCAGGAGATGGCCCTGCGCTGCGGGCAGCTGCGCATCGACTTTGTGCCGGTCGACGTGCGCGAGCCTTTCGAGAAAGTGCTTTACGCCTACCTGGTGAAGCGCGGCAAGGTGCGGTAA
- a CDS encoding DUF3276 family protein → MDDRHEQEEIYSQRIKAGKRTYFFDVKATRGQDYYLTITESKRRMNGDDSVSYEKHKIFLYKEDFLKFVDALQDAVDYVREELLTAEEVAELDRPREFDDRDKPRQDFDRPAFDPNKSDDNY, encoded by the coding sequence GTGGACGACCGTCACGAACAGGAAGAAATTTACTCCCAACGCATAAAAGCCGGCAAGCGCACGTATTTCTTCGACGTGAAAGCCACCCGTGGCCAGGATTACTACCTGACCATTACCGAAAGCAAGCGCCGCATGAACGGCGACGATTCGGTGTCGTACGAAAAACATAAAATCTTCCTCTACAAGGAAGACTTCCTCAAGTTTGTGGATGCCCTGCAGGACGCGGTGGACTACGTGCGCGAAGAGCTGCTAACCGCCGAGGAAGTAGCGGAACTCGACCGTCCCCGCGAGTTTGACGACCGCGACAAGCCGCGCCAGGACTTCGACCGGCCCGCTTTCGACCCGAACAAGAGCGACGACAACTACTAA
- the ychF gene encoding redox-regulated ATPase YchF: MGLRCGIVGLPNVGKSTLFNALSNAKAESANYPFCTIEPNVGVITVPDERLQILEALVNPKRVLPTIIEFVDIAGLVKGASKGEGLGNKFLANIREVDAIIHVVRCFDDPNIVHVAGGVDPVFDKDVIDTELQIKDLESVDKKLVKSERSAKGGDAVAKKEVAVLQRFKDALEAGQNARAIQATPDELEAVADLQLLTIKPVIYVANVDEASIATNGNNHVAALREHVKAEGAQVVLVSAAIEAQIAEMEDPEEKAMFLGEYGLTESGLNKLIRASYELLNLITYFTAGVQEVRAWTIHRGDKAPAAAGVIHSDFEKGFIRAEVIKLPDYQEYKTEVKIKEAGKMAVEGKDYVVQDGDIMHFRFNV; this comes from the coding sequence ATGGGCCTCCGCTGCGGTATCGTCGGCTTGCCGAACGTCGGTAAATCCACTCTTTTCAACGCGCTTTCGAACGCCAAGGCCGAATCGGCCAACTACCCTTTTTGCACCATTGAGCCCAACGTGGGCGTCATCACCGTGCCCGACGAGCGGCTCCAGATTCTGGAAGCCCTCGTGAACCCCAAGCGCGTGCTGCCCACCATCATCGAGTTTGTTGACATTGCCGGCCTCGTGAAGGGCGCTAGCAAGGGCGAAGGCCTGGGCAATAAATTCCTGGCCAACATCCGCGAGGTAGACGCCATCATTCACGTGGTGCGCTGCTTCGACGACCCCAATATTGTGCACGTGGCCGGCGGCGTTGACCCCGTGTTCGACAAGGACGTCATCGACACCGAGCTTCAGATTAAAGACCTGGAGAGCGTGGACAAGAAGCTCGTGAAATCGGAGCGCAGCGCCAAGGGCGGCGACGCCGTGGCCAAGAAAGAAGTAGCTGTATTGCAGCGTTTCAAGGATGCCTTGGAAGCCGGCCAGAACGCCCGCGCCATTCAGGCCACGCCCGACGAGCTGGAAGCCGTGGCCGACCTGCAGCTGCTCACCATCAAGCCCGTGATTTACGTGGCCAACGTGGACGAAGCCAGCATTGCCACCAACGGCAACAACCACGTAGCCGCCTTGCGCGAGCACGTGAAAGCTGAAGGTGCCCAGGTGGTGCTGGTGTCGGCGGCCATCGAAGCGCAGATTGCCGAGATGGAAGACCCCGAGGAAAAGGCCATGTTCCTGGGCGAATACGGGCTCACGGAGTCGGGCCTGAACAAGCTCATCCGCGCCAGCTACGAGCTGCTCAACCTGATTACCTACTTCACGGCCGGTGTGCAGGAAGTGCGCGCCTGGACCATTCACCGCGGCGACAAAGCCCCGGCCGCCGCTGGGGTTATCCACTCGGATTTCGAGAAGGGCTTCATTCGGGCCGAGGTTATCAAGCTCCCGGACTACCAGGAGTACAAGACCGAAGTCAAAATCAAAGAAGCCGGCAAAATGGCCGTGGAAGGCAAGGACTACGTGGTGCAGGATGGCGACATCATGCACTTCCGCTTCAACGTCTAA
- a CDS encoding M48 family metalloprotease, with translation MNFSFLRPLRTGAALLLLVPLASTSSVTNWADRGPAKTSPIAKVPTASPLQGAKPDPAVIAQFGLYNNATLQRLIDAKGKQMTAVSDRPGDYGFTVVDSPVINAFATPDGHVYFTRGIMAYFNDEAQFAGVLGHELGHITAQHGKKQQTRGTIAGIGMILGSVLAPRVMQSVGGVAQQVVGLGMLKYSRNDENEADALGVKYSTKIGYDASHMADFFQTLQRTEAQSGAGGIPTFLSSHPNSADRYTRVKSLAAQAKQSAGRSTFAVNRDQYLRSIEGLNYGEDPRQGFVESGVFYHPDLKFRFPIPSGWKSQNSPDKFQMGEPNGKALLVFLGAGNGSLDDAAQGLAKAIGVQSANAQKTTINGFPALVFEGDQVQQDQSGQQAAGAHVLAQLIQDGQSVYAFVGLAAPADFSTYAPQFQRAAQGYARLSDASKLNRQPEHIRIKTATSATTLASALAANGIPSKRYEEMAILNGMQTNTQLAKGTLFKVVGK, from the coding sequence ATGAACTTCTCTTTCCTTCGCCCCCTTCGCACCGGGGCCGCTTTGCTTCTGCTGGTCCCCTTGGCCAGCACGTCCAGCGTCACCAATTGGGCTGACCGCGGCCCGGCCAAGACCAGCCCCATTGCCAAGGTTCCCACGGCCAGCCCGCTGCAAGGCGCCAAGCCCGACCCGGCCGTAATAGCCCAGTTTGGCCTCTATAACAACGCCACCCTGCAAAGGCTCATCGATGCCAAGGGCAAGCAGATGACTGCCGTGTCGGACCGCCCCGGCGACTACGGCTTTACCGTGGTCGATTCGCCGGTTATCAACGCTTTTGCCACGCCCGATGGGCACGTGTACTTCACGCGCGGCATCATGGCGTATTTCAATGACGAAGCGCAGTTTGCTGGCGTACTCGGGCACGAGCTGGGCCACATCACCGCCCAGCACGGCAAAAAGCAGCAGACCCGGGGCACCATTGCCGGCATCGGCATGATACTGGGCTCGGTGCTGGCGCCGCGCGTTATGCAGTCGGTGGGCGGCGTAGCGCAGCAAGTCGTGGGCCTGGGCATGCTCAAGTACAGCCGCAACGACGAGAACGAGGCCGATGCCCTGGGCGTGAAGTACTCCACCAAGATTGGCTACGACGCCAGCCACATGGCCGACTTCTTCCAGACCCTGCAGCGCACCGAGGCCCAGAGCGGCGCCGGGGGCATTCCCACCTTCCTTTCGTCCCACCCCAACTCGGCCGACCGCTACACCCGGGTTAAAAGCCTGGCGGCGCAGGCCAAGCAGTCGGCGGGCCGCTCCACCTTCGCCGTCAACCGCGACCAGTACCTGCGGTCCATCGAAGGCCTGAACTACGGCGAAGACCCGCGCCAGGGCTTTGTAGAAAGCGGCGTGTTTTACCACCCCGACCTGAAATTCCGCTTCCCCATTCCTTCGGGCTGGAAGTCGCAGAACTCGCCCGACAAGTTTCAGATGGGTGAGCCCAACGGCAAGGCGCTGCTTGTGTTTCTAGGCGCCGGCAACGGCTCACTTGACGACGCGGCCCAGGGTTTGGCCAAAGCCATTGGCGTGCAATCGGCCAATGCCCAGAAAACGACCATTAACGGCTTCCCGGCCCTCGTGTTCGAAGGCGACCAGGTGCAACAGGACCAGTCCGGCCAACAGGCCGCTGGCGCCCACGTACTGGCCCAGCTCATTCAGGACGGTCAAAGCGTGTACGCGTTTGTGGGCCTGGCCGCGCCGGCTGATTTCAGCACCTATGCGCCGCAGTTCCAACGTGCCGCCCAAGGCTACGCCCGCCTCAGCGACGCCAGCAAGCTAAACCGCCAGCCCGAGCACATCCGCATCAAAACGGCTACTTCGGCGACCACCCTCGCCTCGGCCCTCGCCGCCAATGGTATCCCCTCGAAGCGCTACGAGGAAATGGCCATTCTCAACGGCATGCAAACCAACACGCAGCTAGCCAAAGGCACGTTGTTTAAAGTAGTGGGCAAATAA